From Tripterygium wilfordii isolate XIE 37 chromosome 13, ASM1340144v1, whole genome shotgun sequence, the proteins below share one genomic window:
- the LOC120013294 gene encoding protein EARLY RESPONSIVE TO DEHYDRATION 15-like: protein MALVSGRSTLNPNAPLFVPAAFRQVEDFSPEWWQLITTSTWYHDYWLSQHQGEDGFYDNADDDFFDTGDIADLLPDTFDIDVSEDFPILEVQFEDLTYEAEVEGKSSPLDGTVAEAPIGGSKFVKTSG from the exons ATGGCCCTGGTTTCAGGAAGGTCAACATTGAATCCTAATGCTCCTCTCTTTGTTCCTGCTGCTTTCCGCCAAGTGGAGGATTTCTCCCCTGAGTGGTGGCAACTGATTACTACCTCAACATGGTACCACGATTATTGGCTTAGCCAACATCAGGGCGAGGATGGCTTCTATGACAACGCTGATGACGACTTCTTCGATACTGGTGATATAGCTGATTTGCTTCCCGACACATTTGATATTGACGTTAGTGAAGATTTCCCCATTTTGGAAGTTCAGTTTGAAGATCTCACTTATGAAGCTGAAGTTGAGGGCAAGTCATCTCCTTTGGATG GCACTGTTGCTGAGGCACCCATTGGAGGATCCAAGTTTGTCAAAACCTCTGGATGA
- the LOC120013293 gene encoding disease resistance-like protein DSC1, which produces MNVDRLYARNCVSLETVASPLTTATRGEFPSGYIEFNFSNCFKLDQNAQNSIVADAKLKLLHWEATCPETFSQITKAARVSFMGGDMPDWFKYKSMGSSLTAKLPKHWCNAELFCLVFAVVLEFKDFPRYGRFSILKYDCHIRNNIGDSSSGNDWFELAAWGIKDVIQSNHVLLSYGQPLLNDWRMIPKEADDADVISVEFYVGEDSTKYCKVKECGIHLLYRHDTKDESTSTIEDNSPSSSSQFFCNPVCMDDDMEETLIGDAKSNGCYNDNCCNMANLVEDSALVMRKKMRVMTSSRCCLSTLPCKPSW; this is translated from the exons ATGAATGTCGACCGGCTATATGCAAGGAATTGCGTATCACTGGAAACGGTGGCAAGCCCTTTAACCACAGCAACAAGAGGAGAATTTCCTTCTGGGTACATTGAGTTCAATTTTTCtaattgtttcaaattggatcaaaatgcacagaacagCATTGTGGCTGATGCAAAATTGAAGTTGCTGCATTGGGAAGCCACATGTCCGGAAACTTTTTCACAg ATAACAAAAGCGGCCAGGGTCTCGTTTATGGGAGGTGACATGCCCGATTGGTTTAAATATAAAAGCATGGGATCCTCACTAACTGCAAAGCTTCCAAAGCATTGGTGTAATGCTGAGTTATTCTGCCTGGTTTTTGCTGTTGTTCTTGAATTCAAGGACTTCCCTAGATATGGAAGATTCAGTATTCTTAAGTATGATTGCCATATAAGAAACAACATAGGTGACAGCTCCAGCGGCAACGATTGGTTCGAATTAGCAGCATGGGGAATTAAAGATGTTATTCAGTCAAATCATGTCTTGTTAAGTTATGGACAACCATTGCTAAATGATTGGAGAATGATACCCAAAGAAGCAGACGATGCAGATGTGATCTCAGTTGAATTCTACGTTGGAGAAGATTCTACAaaatattgtaaggtcaaggaGTGTGGGATCCATTTGCTATACAGGCATGACACAAAAGATGAATCTACTTCAACCATTGAAGATAACTCTCCTAGTAGCTCAAGCCAGTTCTTCTGCAATCCAGTTTGTATGGACGATGATATGGAAGAGACATTGATAGGAGATGCTAAAAGTAATGGATGTTATAATGACAATTGTTGCAATATGGCCAACCTCGTGGAAGATTCAGCTCTAGTGATGAGGAAGAAAATGAGAGTGATGACAAGTTCAAGA TGCTGTTTGTCAACACTGCCTTGCAAACCCAGTTGGTAA